A DNA window from Bos javanicus breed banteng chromosome 10, ARS-OSU_banteng_1.0, whole genome shotgun sequence contains the following coding sequences:
- the RNASE10 gene encoding inactive ribonuclease-like protein 10, whose product MKLTLVQIFFMMLLLLLGLGVGLGVGLQMAAAVLEESDQLLDEFLSSDSQDKAEATKEGLASRSTETLLVSNKEVVQPEDTIISEDEVGGDRMLRAEVLLHSNKDYLRSDMMDRECNALMALKVKSKDHTCIPQYIFIHEELDAVKAVCKSPAVACDLKGGKCHKSPRPFDLTFCKLSKSGQVIPHCNYVTFILEKYILMSCSDMKVQITS is encoded by the coding sequence ATGAAGCTGACTCTGGTGCAGATCTTTTTcatgatgttgctgctgcttctgggcCTAGGGGTGGGCCTGGGTGTGGGACTCCAGATGGCCGCAGCTGTCCTGGAGGAAAGTGATCAGCTACTGGATGAGTTTCTGTCCAGTGACTCACAGGACAAAGCTGAGGCTACTAAGGAGGGACTGGCCAGCCGAAGCACAGAAACCCTGCTGGTTAGCAACAAAGAAGTGGTACAACCAGAAGACACCATCATCAGTGAAGATGAAGTTGGAGGAGACAGGATGCTCAGAGCTGAGGTTCTtttacacagcaacaaagactatCTTAGATCTgacatgatggacagggaatgcAATGCCCTGATGGCACTGAAGGTGAAGTCAAAAGACCACACTTGCATACCCCAGTACATATTTATCCATGAGGAACTAGATGCAGTCAAAGCTGTCTGTAAGAGTCCTGCTGTTGCCTGTGATCTCAAGGGAGGCAAATGCCACAAAAGCCCCCGTCCTTTTGATTTGACATTCTGCAAGTTATCCAAATCAGGCCAAGTGATTCCTCACTGTAATTATGTAACTTTCATTCTTGAAAAGTACATTCTTATGTCCTGTAGTGACATGAAAGTCCAGATAACATCATGA